In Rhodopirellula bahusiensis, a single window of DNA contains:
- the rpsP gene encoding 30S ribosomal protein S16, translating into MKKMGRTHRPFFRVCAVDQRNPRDGRVIEELGTYDPMCPETDARTTLKADRVDYWIGVGAQPSDKVAVLIKKYGTEGSHLEAQKAAVERLGRRKDYTPPPEAPAPKAAPVAEAPAEEAPAEEPAAEASTDDAPAAEATTE; encoded by the coding sequence ATGAAAAAGATGGGACGTACGCACCGTCCTTTCTTTCGTGTTTGTGCAGTGGATCAACGCAACCCACGTGATGGTCGTGTGATCGAAGAACTCGGCACCTACGATCCAATGTGCCCCGAAACCGATGCACGCACCACGCTGAAAGCCGATCGCGTCGACTACTGGATTGGCGTTGGCGCTCAACCCAGCGACAAAGTGGCTGTGCTGATCAAAAAGTACGGCACCGAAGGCTCGCACCTGGAAGCCCAAAAGGCTGCCGTCGAGCGTCTCGGTCGTCGCAAAGATTACACCCCACCACCAGAAGCACCCGCTCCAAAAGCCGCACCGGTTGCGGAAGCACCTGCTGAAGAAGCTCCCGCGGAAGAACCAGCCGCCGAAGCTTCGACGGACGACGCTCCTGCTGCAGAAGCCACCACGGAGTGA
- the rplS gene encoding 50S ribosomal protein L19, which translates to MNNAIMDMVDKANQKEEGSVPQFEIGDTVDVHSKILEGNKERIQVFTGVVIGRSGKGAQEMFHVRRIVAGEGVERKFPVHSPRIEKVEVKRSGVTRRAKLYFLRDRVGKAVRLKERRRV; encoded by the coding sequence ATGAACAACGCCATCATGGACATGGTCGACAAGGCCAACCAAAAAGAAGAGGGAAGCGTTCCCCAGTTCGAAATCGGTGACACCGTGGACGTGCACTCCAAGATTTTGGAAGGCAACAAAGAGCGGATCCAAGTTTTCACTGGCGTCGTGATCGGCCGCAGTGGCAAAGGTGCTCAGGAAATGTTCCATGTTCGCCGCATCGTGGCTGGCGAAGGCGTGGAGCGTAAGTTCCCCGTTCACAGCCCACGCATCGAAAAGGTCGAAGTCAAACGCAGCGGTGTCACCCGTCGCGCCAAGCTGTACTTCCTCCGCGATCGCGTCGGCAAGGCTGTTCGCTTGAAAGAACGTCGCCGCGTTTGA
- the polA gene encoding DNA polymerase I produces the protein MAKSRPRPKQNDDDQMLFSGFDEAPSPPAANSDNTPPSASNQVAESTPTIASPEPSAADKPAAAATAERDPNKLSATRGFTPSPNATPIPSVAGTGVTPLPTSSTQPTRESAASETAPQDASQSGPRADRETTEERKQRHDAVRIADDALPAVLQRPIPETTDDPIPDLTDKLVVVVDAHSLIYQVFHALPPMTSTGGLPVSAVYGFVGDMLELHSRKEPDYLIAAFDKSEVTFRNELYPEYKANRDSMPDELRQQIPLIRQAIDAMGIGIIEQSGFEADDLLATVAAKVEAAGGRCLIVTSDKDCRQLISDQTKIYNIRKDQEIDATELFGLWGIRPDQVVDYQALVGDPVDNVPGISLIGPKIAQQLLEKHDTLEEILNNASSISGKKRKENLMNGRDAAMMSRELVELKRDVESPIPWNRCVRSAADLERVDALLQEFGFRRLRSRAAELLGGEAPPEEPKPVWESRYQTITNEDELKALAVELAKQTILAIDTETTSTHARGCDLVGISIAWQPGEAAYIPVRAPEGDPAINELIVIETLRDVLESSAIEKVGHNLKFDVIVLRSAGVQLGGITMDTMVADYLLNSGGRNHGLDDLAKRRLDHTNLSIKELIGTGKKQITMDQVPVDDVSPYACEDVDVPIRVAPALRDELNASGLDGLFDQLEMPLTEVLAEMEFNGIHVNADTLAKMSERFDKDIADLRTLVFSAAGHEFNLDSPKQLGVVLFEELGLPVIKKTKTGVSTDADVLGQLAVNHEIAEHVLQYRQATKLKNTYIDALPQLICEKTGRVHTSFRQDVAATGRLSSSEPNLQNIPIRTEQGKAIRAAFTAGREGWSLLGADYSQIELRVLAHYSGDEALIGAYHDDADIHTRVAAEVNGIEEADVTSDLRRIAKTINFGIVYGQSPFGLAKTLGISNDEARDYIELYFSRYSGVEAFMMDTLARCRNEGYVTTMLGRRREIKGVRDLAKLPESKRRSLTEPERIAINMPIQGTAADLIKLAMLRVHEQLKQSDLQARLLLQIHDELLLESPDEELDALSDMIREAMTSVMELDVPLKVDVAHGRTWADC, from the coding sequence ATGGCCAAATCCCGACCTCGCCCCAAGCAGAACGACGACGACCAAATGCTGTTCAGCGGGTTCGACGAGGCCCCCAGCCCTCCGGCCGCGAACTCGGACAACACGCCTCCATCCGCCAGCAACCAAGTCGCCGAATCCACGCCGACAATCGCCTCCCCCGAGCCATCCGCGGCTGACAAACCCGCGGCCGCCGCAACTGCCGAGCGCGACCCAAACAAGCTGTCCGCCACGCGAGGATTCACGCCCAGCCCCAACGCCACGCCCATTCCATCCGTCGCGGGCACAGGAGTCACGCCGCTGCCCACCAGCTCCACCCAACCAACACGCGAATCGGCTGCATCTGAAACAGCCCCCCAGGACGCCTCGCAATCCGGCCCGCGAGCCGATCGCGAAACAACGGAAGAACGCAAGCAACGTCACGACGCCGTCCGCATCGCCGACGATGCCTTGCCCGCTGTCCTGCAACGCCCCATTCCAGAAACCACCGACGACCCCATCCCAGACCTGACCGACAAGTTGGTCGTCGTCGTCGACGCCCACTCGTTGATCTACCAGGTCTTTCACGCGTTGCCTCCGATGACCAGCACTGGCGGGCTGCCCGTGTCAGCCGTCTATGGGTTCGTTGGCGACATGCTGGAACTGCACTCTCGCAAAGAACCGGACTACTTGATCGCCGCGTTCGACAAAAGCGAGGTCACGTTCCGCAACGAGCTGTATCCCGAATACAAAGCCAACCGGGACTCGATGCCCGATGAACTGCGCCAGCAAATCCCGCTGATTCGCCAAGCCATCGACGCGATGGGCATCGGCATCATCGAGCAATCCGGTTTCGAAGCCGATGACTTGCTCGCCACCGTCGCCGCCAAAGTTGAAGCGGCCGGCGGCCGGTGTCTGATCGTGACCAGCGACAAAGATTGCCGGCAACTGATCAGCGACCAAACCAAGATCTACAATATCCGCAAAGACCAAGAGATCGACGCCACCGAACTGTTCGGGCTGTGGGGAATTCGTCCCGACCAAGTCGTCGACTACCAGGCCCTCGTCGGTGACCCCGTCGACAACGTTCCTGGCATCTCCCTGATCGGCCCCAAGATCGCCCAGCAATTGCTCGAAAAGCACGACACGCTGGAAGAGATCCTCAACAACGCTTCCTCCATCTCGGGAAAGAAACGCAAAGAGAACCTGATGAACGGCCGCGACGCCGCGATGATGTCGCGTGAGCTGGTCGAACTGAAACGCGATGTCGAATCGCCGATTCCCTGGAACCGCTGCGTCCGCTCGGCCGCCGACCTCGAACGAGTCGACGCGTTGCTGCAAGAGTTTGGCTTCCGTCGACTGCGAAGCCGCGCCGCGGAACTGCTCGGCGGCGAAGCACCGCCCGAAGAACCCAAACCAGTCTGGGAGTCTCGCTACCAGACGATCACCAACGAAGACGAACTGAAAGCACTCGCGGTCGAACTTGCCAAACAAACCATCCTGGCCATCGACACGGAAACCACCAGCACTCACGCTCGCGGCTGCGACCTGGTCGGCATCTCGATCGCATGGCAACCCGGCGAAGCCGCCTACATTCCCGTCCGAGCCCCCGAGGGTGATCCGGCGATCAACGAATTGATCGTGATCGAAACTCTTCGCGATGTCCTGGAGTCTTCTGCGATCGAAAAGGTCGGACACAACCTCAAGTTCGACGTGATCGTGCTCCGTTCGGCCGGCGTCCAACTCGGTGGCATCACAATGGACACGATGGTCGCGGACTACTTGCTGAATTCAGGAGGCCGCAACCACGGCCTGGATGACCTCGCGAAACGCAGGCTCGATCACACCAACCTTTCGATCAAAGAATTGATAGGAACAGGCAAGAAACAAATCACGATGGACCAAGTCCCCGTGGACGACGTTTCGCCTTATGCCTGCGAAGACGTCGACGTGCCCATTCGAGTCGCCCCCGCGCTCCGCGACGAACTCAATGCATCCGGGCTGGATGGGTTGTTCGATCAACTCGAAATGCCGCTGACCGAAGTGCTCGCCGAAATGGAGTTCAACGGCATCCACGTCAACGCCGACACCCTTGCCAAAATGAGCGAGCGATTCGACAAGGACATCGCGGACCTGCGAACGCTGGTGTTCTCAGCCGCTGGACACGAGTTCAATCTCGACAGCCCCAAGCAGCTCGGCGTCGTCCTGTTCGAAGAACTTGGGCTGCCGGTGATCAAGAAAACGAAAACCGGAGTCAGCACGGACGCGGACGTCTTGGGCCAATTGGCTGTCAATCACGAGATCGCCGAGCACGTGCTGCAGTACCGCCAAGCCACCAAGCTAAAGAACACCTACATCGATGCCTTGCCGCAATTGATCTGCGAGAAAACCGGGCGCGTCCACACCTCGTTCCGGCAAGACGTCGCGGCAACGGGCCGGCTTAGCAGCAGTGAACCCAACCTGCAAAACATTCCCATTCGAACCGAACAAGGCAAAGCGATCCGGGCCGCGTTCACCGCCGGCCGAGAAGGCTGGTCGTTGCTCGGTGCCGATTACTCGCAAATTGAACTGCGAGTGCTGGCCCACTACAGCGGTGACGAAGCCCTGATCGGTGCCTACCACGACGACGCCGACATCCACACGCGAGTCGCCGCGGAAGTCAACGGGATCGAAGAAGCGGACGTGACCAGCGATCTGCGCCGGATCGCCAAGACGATTAACTTTGGAATCGTGTACGGGCAAAGTCCGTTTGGGTTGGCCAAGACGCTCGGCATCAGCAACGACGAGGCTCGCGATTACATCGAGCTGTACTTCAGCCGTTACTCGGGCGTCGAAGCGTTCATGATGGACACGCTGGCCCGCTGCCGAAACGAAGGCTACGTGACAACCATGTTGGGTCGACGGCGAGAAATCAAAGGCGTTCGCGACCTGGCGAAATTGCCCGAATCGAAACGACGCAGCCTCACCGAACCGGAACGGATTGCGATCAACATGCCCATCCAAGGCACCGCGGCCGACCTGATCAAACTGGCCATGCTACGCGTCCACGAGCAACTCAAGCAGAGCGACTTGCAAGCTCGGCTGCTGCTACAGATCCATGATGAACTACTACTGGAATCCCCCGACGAGGAACTCGACGCGCTGTCGGACATGATTCGCGAAGCCATGACTAGCGTGATGGAACTCGACGTGCCACTGAAAGTCGACGTCGCCCACGGCCGAACCTGGGCCGATTGCTAG
- the trmD gene encoding tRNA (guanosine(37)-N1)-methyltransferase TrmD, whose product MRFDVVTLFPAIFDGYLTQSLLDKAIVRGLVEIQRHNLRDWAEDTPHRKVDDRPFGGGPGMLLQVEPTVNCVRDVDAMADVPARKILLTPQGRRLDQRLAEDLATSDRLMLMCGRYEGFDQRVLDILQPEEISIGDFVLNGGEVAAMTIIDAVVRLLPGVLGDEQSSLDDSFSRGNRMLEFPQYTRPREFEGHTVPDVLLSGDHAAIAAWRAEQSRARTIDRRRDLLPEHSTNNQEHPNKLS is encoded by the coding sequence GTGAGATTCGACGTTGTCACCCTGTTCCCCGCGATCTTTGACGGTTATCTGACCCAAAGCTTGCTGGACAAGGCGATTGTTCGAGGTTTGGTTGAGATTCAGCGACACAACCTCCGAGATTGGGCCGAAGACACCCCTCATCGCAAAGTCGATGACCGTCCTTTCGGCGGCGGCCCCGGAATGTTGTTGCAGGTCGAACCGACCGTGAATTGTGTTCGGGACGTGGACGCCATGGCCGATGTCCCGGCTCGAAAGATTTTGTTGACCCCGCAAGGTCGACGGCTCGACCAACGGTTGGCCGAAGACCTCGCCACCAGCGACCGACTCATGTTGATGTGTGGTCGTTACGAAGGATTTGATCAACGCGTGCTGGATATTCTCCAACCCGAAGAGATCAGCATTGGCGACTTTGTCCTCAACGGAGGCGAAGTGGCCGCGATGACCATCATTGACGCTGTCGTCCGGTTGCTGCCCGGCGTGCTCGGCGATGAACAAAGCAGCCTGGATGATTCGTTCAGCCGAGGAAATCGGATGCTCGAGTTCCCCCAGTACACCCGGCCCCGTGAATTCGAAGGCCACACCGTCCCCGATGTTCTGCTCAGCGGCGATCATGCCGCCATCGCCGCTTGGCGAGCCGAACAAAGCCGGGCGAGAACGATTGACCGTCGCCGCGATTTGCTGCCCGAGCATTCAACCAACAATCAAGAACACCCCAACAAACTCTCCTGA
- a CDS encoding gamma-glutamyl-gamma-aminobutyrate hydrolase family protein: MTRKPLIGLNADFRAAARSTPAFAYIASGYFQAIIDAGGIPVLVPPQADEESVGRILDAVEGFLFIGGGDLDPRNDGFMLHPSVHPMDAAREASDRMLMAEIAERRMPVFGIGVGMQLINVQQGGNLFLHIKEDLPEAVPHFDAQDVNHRHTLNVEGDSLIGRVYGDGEIRVTSRHHMAIDEVAPGFRVTARCPDGVIEAIESEMIDWFALGTQFHPESEAASALDIRIFEEFVDAVRDRNQEAPAKEGDEAYRLVA; this comes from the coding sequence ATGACGCGCAAGCCCCTGATTGGTTTAAACGCTGACTTCCGAGCCGCAGCTCGCAGCACCCCCGCGTTTGCTTACATCGCTTCGGGATACTTTCAAGCCATCATCGACGCGGGTGGCATCCCCGTTTTGGTTCCTCCACAAGCGGACGAAGAATCGGTTGGCCGCATCCTGGACGCCGTCGAAGGTTTCTTGTTCATCGGTGGCGGCGACTTGGACCCTCGCAACGACGGGTTCATGCTGCACCCCAGTGTTCATCCCATGGACGCGGCACGTGAAGCCAGCGACCGAATGCTGATGGCGGAAATCGCTGAACGCCGGATGCCTGTCTTCGGAATTGGCGTCGGCATGCAGTTGATCAACGTCCAACAAGGCGGCAACTTGTTCTTGCACATCAAAGAGGACTTGCCCGAAGCCGTGCCTCACTTTGACGCTCAAGACGTCAACCACCGTCACACATTGAACGTCGAAGGCGATTCGTTGATCGGCCGCGTCTACGGCGACGGCGAAATTCGCGTGACCAGCCGTCACCACATGGCAATCGACGAAGTCGCTCCTGGTTTCCGCGTCACCGCTCGCTGCCCCGACGGTGTGATCGAAGCCATCGAAAGCGAAATGATCGATTGGTTCGCTTTGGGAACTCAGTTCCACCCCGAATCCGAAGCGGCCTCCGCCTTGGACATCCGCATTTTCGAAGAGTTTGTTGACGCCGTTCGCGACCGGAACCAAGAGGCTCCCGCGAAAGAAGGCGACGAAGCCTATCGTTTGGTTGCTTGA
- a CDS encoding 3-oxoacyl-ACP synthase III: MHFPDVALASIGVTIPQAQWTSEQIEKDLQPLYSRLKLPEGRLAMMSGIDSRRVWEPGTVPSGPSIQSGRHALEAASIDPAQVGALIHASVCRDFLEPATASRVHHELGLSPQCWVYDVSNACLGVLNGAVQIANMIQSGMISAGIVVGTENSRPLMEATIASLNADTQLTRKTVKPAFASLTIGSGSCAWLLTHRDLHPEATTLEHAIARAHTAHHHLCRSDQDTAGAGMQPLMETDSETLMAEGIATGVAALNDLLEQSGWSRDQIDRSVCHQVGSRHRVGMLEAMQLPESCDSVSFPALGNTGSVALPLTVAAAAATGDLSAQDRTAMLGIGSGINSVMIAAKWGETMIAGDWSGLLDELAPSRLAAATT, encoded by the coding sequence GTGCATTTTCCTGACGTCGCGTTGGCATCGATCGGTGTCACGATCCCGCAAGCACAGTGGACCAGCGAACAAATCGAGAAGGATCTGCAGCCGCTTTACTCTCGCCTGAAATTGCCGGAAGGCCGTCTGGCCATGATGAGCGGCATCGACAGCCGGCGAGTCTGGGAGCCGGGCACCGTCCCCAGTGGCCCCAGCATTCAAAGCGGCCGACACGCTCTGGAAGCCGCCTCGATCGATCCAGCTCAAGTCGGAGCCCTGATCCACGCCAGCGTCTGCCGCGACTTCCTGGAACCCGCCACCGCCTCTCGCGTGCACCACGAATTGGGGCTGTCACCTCAGTGCTGGGTCTACGACGTATCCAATGCTTGTTTGGGCGTCCTGAACGGCGCCGTCCAAATCGCCAACATGATTCAGTCAGGAATGATTTCGGCCGGCATCGTTGTCGGAACCGAGAACAGTCGACCGTTGATGGAAGCGACGATCGCATCGCTGAACGCGGACACGCAGTTGACTCGAAAAACCGTCAAACCCGCGTTCGCGTCCCTGACGATTGGATCAGGCAGCTGCGCGTGGTTGCTGACCCATCGCGACCTGCATCCCGAAGCCACAACTTTGGAACACGCGATCGCTCGCGCCCACACCGCACATCACCATCTCTGCCGAAGCGACCAAGACACGGCCGGAGCGGGGATGCAACCGTTGATGGAAACGGATTCCGAAACCCTGATGGCCGAGGGAATCGCAACGGGTGTGGCTGCGTTGAACGACTTGCTCGAACAATCCGGATGGTCTCGCGATCAAATCGATCGTTCCGTTTGTCATCAAGTCGGCTCGAGACACCGAGTTGGAATGTTAGAAGCGATGCAGTTGCCTGAATCTTGCGACAGCGTTTCCTTTCCGGCTCTTGGCAACACTGGCTCGGTCGCGTTGCCGCTGACCGTCGCCGCCGCGGCCGCCACTGGTGACCTGTCCGCTCAAGACCGCACCGCGATGCTGGGAATTGGATCCGGCATCAACAGCGTGATGATCGCAGCGAAGTGGGGCGAAACCATGATCGCGGGCGATTGGTCGGGCTTGCTCGACGAACTGGCCCCCTCTCGGTTGGCTGCCGCGACAACCTGA